The Xenopus laevis strain J_2021 chromosome 7S, Xenopus_laevis_v10.1, whole genome shotgun sequence genome includes a window with the following:
- the LOC108697060 gene encoding free fatty acid receptor 2, with translation MAPSPAQKNMRLAIYFITILTGFPTNLLALHALIRKLRHKATPNAILLFNLTISDLSFLTFLPFKVAEICQGQWKMPSFLCPLSGLFYFSTIYSSTLFLTAVSVERFLGVAYPLKYKLYRKPSYAAAISGFLWVCSFAHCSIVYVTEYNHDANTSMRIVCFDNFTEKQMEVLGPFRLELGIVLFCFPFLITCFCYCSFIRILVSSPHIHREKKQRAIGLVITTLSVFAICFAPYNASHLVGFVQKKNVAWRDEALLLSTLNACLDPIIFYFSSTAVQHSCRSCLVKLRLCKTHSTLQKIIVKPHMKTSPPDNSDSQIHSSKF, from the coding sequence ATGGCTCCATCACCAGCTCAGAAGAATATGCGCCtggctatttattttattaccatCCTCACTGGATTCCCAACAAACCTCCTGGCGCTCCATGCCTTGATCCGAAAGCTGCGCCACAAGGCCACACCCAATGCCATTCTCCTCTTCAACTTGACTATTTCAGATCTATCATTCCTAACGTTCCTCCCTTTCAAGGTAGCTGAAATCTGTCAAGGTCAGTGGAAAATGCCATCGTTCCTATGCCCACTCAGTGGGTTGTTCTACTTCAGCACCATTTACTCCTCCACCTTGTTCCTGACTGCTGTCAGTGTAGAGAGGTTCCTGGGGGTGGCCTACCCTCTAAAGTACAAACTGTACCGCAAACCCAGCTATGCCGCAGCCATAAGTGGCTTCTTGTGGGTTTGTTCCTTTGCCCACTGCAGCATTGTCTACGTCACGGAGTACAACCATGATGCCAATACCAGTATGAGGATTGTCTGTTTTGACAACTTCACAGAGAAACAGATGGAAGTTCTTGGGCCTTTCCGTCTTGAATTAGGAATAGTGCTTTTCTGCTTTCCATTCCTCATAACCTGCTTCTGCTACTGCAGCTTTATCAGGATTCTGGTATCTTCTCCCCACATCCACAGAGAGAAGAAGCAAAGGGCCATTGGACTGGTCATTACCACTTTGAGTGTCTTCGCCATATGCTTTGCCCCTTATAATGCTTCTCACTTGGTTGGGTTTGTACAAAAGAAGAACGTAGCCTGGAGAGATGAGGCCCTGCTCCTCAGTACCCTCAACGCTTGCCTGGATCCCATCATATTTTACTTCTCTTCCACTGCCGTACAGCATTCCTGCAGGAGCTGCTTAGTAAAGCTGAGGCTCTGTAAAACTCATTCAACGTTGCAAAAAATTATAGTCAAACCCCACATGAAAACGAGTCCACCTGACAATTCTGACAGCCAAATTCATAGTTCAAAGTTTTAA